A part of Limihaloglobus sulfuriphilus genomic DNA contains:
- a CDS encoding SGNH/GDSL hydrolase family protein — translation MKKILIVLFAALLAGFAGAQQTDYDSLIIDDNILTEAMENSKDVILRNNAAFNSPQITLSMCVKIDDLGRDHILLEKFEWLKSGFYVKYEKTQGLYAEAFDGSGARIFVGYGEIKAGKWYNIGFIADGVRLRAFKNGYETDARYIDDIASNDMPLKIPANTAVEIKGLEIIPAGLSMSEYRQFISKYRINKFFDLVPDGKVDPLAISDDELFKKANLVNGNLWRLKKVIDKAKNGEDITIGSIGGSITMGASATTPERRYPNIAAKWFCERFPDITVRLYNSGIGATDSMYGTFRAQSHLLRYKPDLVIVEYSINDSGNPFGNETMEGLLRQILTMKHEPAVVMLAMMNAWGKNVQDKHTAVSEYYGVPFVSFRDVFEDMLEQHKINKDQVLADDVHPNDAGHEIAARLLSLKFEQAAGAAKQKKPSFKHKPLYTDKFEHSVFLEGGELKPSLAEGWNLEEHARSGGGWEMNGRRLIEKAWTTQTLGSSLEFEYEGTYLAISYWCQNADMGKADVYVDGIEYMQLDGWGPQTWGGYSPTRTGKDLDFGKHKVKIVISGKNENSGGYAFDLISAAFGKKN, via the coding sequence ATGAAGAAAATATTGATAGTTTTATTCGCCGCTCTTCTGGCAGGTTTTGCAGGGGCGCAGCAAACCGATTATGACTCTCTAATTATAGATGATAATATTTTGACAGAGGCTATGGAAAATTCAAAGGATGTGATTCTAAGAAATAACGCGGCGTTTAATTCCCCGCAGATAACTCTTTCGATGTGCGTAAAGATAGACGACCTTGGCCGCGATCATATTCTGCTCGAAAAGTTCGAATGGCTCAAGAGCGGTTTTTACGTCAAATACGAAAAAACCCAGGGACTTTACGCCGAGGCGTTTGACGGCAGCGGAGCCAGGATTTTCGTCGGCTATGGTGAAATAAAGGCCGGCAAATGGTATAATATAGGATTCATCGCCGACGGTGTGCGGTTGCGGGCTTTCAAAAACGGCTATGAAACCGACGCCAGATATATCGACGATATTGCCTCCAATGACATGCCGCTGAAGATCCCTGCGAATACGGCGGTTGAGATTAAGGGGCTGGAGATTATCCCCGCCGGGCTTTCTATGAGCGAATACAGGCAGTTTATCTCAAAATACAGGATAAATAAGTTTTTCGACCTTGTACCTGACGGTAAGGTTGACCCGCTGGCAATAAGCGATGATGAGCTGTTTAAAAAGGCCAATCTGGTCAACGGCAATCTGTGGCGGCTGAAAAAAGTCATCGATAAAGCCAAAAACGGCGAGGATATCACAATCGGCTCGATCGGCGGCTCAATCACAATGGGGGCCTCCGCGACAACGCCGGAGAGAAGGTATCCAAACATAGCCGCCAAATGGTTTTGTGAAAGATTCCCCGATATAACTGTGCGGCTGTACAACAGCGGTATCGGCGCGACAGACTCTATGTATGGAACGTTTCGGGCCCAGAGCCACCTGCTCAGATACAAGCCCGACCTGGTGATTGTCGAATACTCCATAAACGACTCGGGTAACCCTTTCGGCAATGAGACAATGGAAGGGCTTCTGCGGCAGATACTTACCATGAAACACGAGCCGGCGGTTGTAATGTTGGCGATGATGAACGCCTGGGGCAAAAATGTGCAGGATAAGCACACTGCCGTAAGCGAATACTACGGCGTGCCGTTTGTCAGCTTCAGGGATGTGTTCGAAGATATGCTGGAACAGCACAAAATCAACAAAGATCAGGTGCTTGCAGACGATGTGCACCCAAACGACGCCGGACACGAGATCGCGGCGAGGCTGCTGAGCCTGAAATTCGAGCAGGCGGCCGGAGCGGCTAAGCAAAAAAAACCGTCGTTCAAACATAAGCCCTTGTACACCGACAAGTTCGAACATAGTGTTTTTCTTGAAGGCGGCGAGTTGAAGCCGTCCCTGGCAGAGGGCTGGAACCTGGAAGAACACGCCCGCAGCGGCGGCGGCTGGGAGATGAACGGCAGAAGGCTCATTGAAAAGGCCTGGACAACTCAAACTCTCGGCAGCAGTCTTGAGTTTGAATACGAAGGTACGTATCTGGCGATTAGCTACTGGTGCCAAAACGCCGATATGGGAAAAGCCGATGTTTATGTTGACGGCATCGAATACATGCAGCTTGACGGCTGGGGCCCGCAGACATGGGGCGGATATTCTCCAACCAGAACGGGAAAGGATCTTGACTTTGGAAAACACAAGGTGAAGATTGTCATCAGCGGTAAAAACGAAAACAGCGGTGGTTATGCATTTGATTTGATTTCCGCTGCTTTCGGCAAAAAAAACTGA
- a CDS encoding sodium:solute symporter family protein: protein MQLHIVDILIIIGYLVLVVLGGLWLSRKARQDMDSYFLGGKTIPWYLLSISNGSSMFDVAGTMFGVYVFFTYGVKSLWFLWLWPAFNQIFMMVYLSKWVRRSNVLTGGEWIETRFGSGTGAELCRLSIVLFAIISTVCMIAMAFVGIGKFAAVFFSWDVSPHVYAFIFVTATTVYVIFGGMYSVVLTDILQYAIMTVVSVGIAVVAINKVSPELICSMVPDGWLDISFGRRLELDWSERLPALNDKIAQEGFTLFAYVVLMSLWQGVFKSMAGPGPNYDMQRVLATRSPRESSLMSGAASVVVMLPRYLLMSALAVLALGFFMPELKAMGSDVDFEQVMPEVIGNFLPAGLSGLMLAGLLAAFMSTFDSTVNAGAAYIVNDIYKRYINPGASQSTYIKLSYAASIGVVVLGIIFGLTSKTIVEIMMWLVAGLFGGFAAPNVIRWHWWRFNGYGYFAGMITGMVMALVYPKAFPSLSPIEAFPYLFGGSAAMSVIVSLLTKPNDDKVLIPFYTSVRPWGFWKPVHEKVLSRDPDFKTGNCLTADAISVGTGIVWQVTLAAMPVFLVLREWKGFWISVLVCGITSAVLKFTWYDKLENS from the coding sequence ATGCAGTTACATATTGTCGATATACTGATTATAATTGGCTATCTTGTTCTGGTTGTTCTTGGAGGACTCTGGCTCTCCAGAAAGGCCAGGCAGGATATGGATTCATACTTCCTGGGCGGCAAGACGATACCCTGGTACCTGCTCTCGATATCCAACGGCTCGAGCATGTTCGATGTCGCCGGAACGATGTTCGGCGTGTATGTCTTTTTCACCTACGGCGTAAAGTCGCTGTGGTTCCTGTGGCTGTGGCCGGCGTTCAATCAGATATTCATGATGGTTTACCTCTCAAAGTGGGTGCGGCGTTCAAATGTCCTAACCGGCGGCGAGTGGATAGAAACCCGATTCGGCAGCGGCACCGGCGCGGAGCTGTGCCGGCTGAGCATTGTACTCTTTGCTATCATTTCAACGGTTTGCATGATAGCCATGGCGTTTGTCGGGATAGGCAAATTTGCGGCGGTATTTTTCAGCTGGGACGTTTCGCCGCATGTTTACGCCTTTATCTTTGTCACAGCTACAACGGTTTACGTGATATTCGGCGGCATGTACAGCGTTGTTCTTACCGATATCCTACAGTATGCTATTATGACGGTTGTATCTGTCGGCATTGCTGTTGTCGCGATAAACAAAGTCAGCCCCGAGCTGATCTGCTCAATGGTGCCCGATGGCTGGCTTGATATATCCTTTGGCCGAAGGCTTGAGCTTGACTGGTCAGAGAGACTGCCCGCCCTTAATGATAAAATAGCTCAGGAAGGTTTCACTCTCTTTGCCTATGTTGTTCTGATGTCTCTGTGGCAGGGAGTATTCAAGAGTATGGCAGGCCCGGGGCCCAATTATGATATGCAGAGGGTGCTTGCAACCAGAAGCCCGCGTGAATCGTCTCTGATGAGCGGTGCGGCCTCGGTTGTGGTTATGCTGCCGCGGTATTTGCTGATGTCGGCGCTGGCGGTTCTGGCTCTGGGTTTCTTTATGCCCGAGCTCAAGGCTATGGGCAGCGATGTGGATTTTGAGCAGGTGATGCCCGAGGTTATAGGCAACTTTTTGCCGGCAGGTCTCTCAGGGCTTATGCTGGCTGGTCTGTTGGCGGCGTTTATGAGCACGTTCGATTCTACAGTAAATGCCGGCGCCGCTTATATTGTAAACGATATATACAAGCGATACATAAACCCCGGCGCATCACAGTCAACATATATAAAGCTCAGCTATGCCGCTTCGATTGGAGTTGTGGTTCTGGGTATCATATTCGGCCTGACATCAAAAACCATTGTTGAGATAATGATGTGGCTGGTTGCGGGCCTCTTCGGCGGGTTTGCCGCGCCGAATGTGATAAGATGGCACTGGTGGAGATTCAACGGTTATGGGTATTTTGCCGGCATGATTACTGGAATGGTGATGGCGCTTGTTTACCCGAAGGCTTTCCCCTCGCTATCGCCGATAGAGGCGTTTCCCTATCTTTTCGGCGGCAGCGCGGCTATGTCTGTGATCGTAAGCCTGCTGACAAAACCAAATGATGATAAGGTATTGATTCCGTTCTACACCTCGGTCAGGCCCTGGGGCTTCTGGAAACCGGTGCACGAAAAAGTGCTAAGCCGGGACCCTGATTTTAAAACCGGAAACTGCTTAACCGCTGACGCGATAAGCGTTGGAACTGGGATAGTATGGCAGGTTACACTTGCGGCGATGCCCGTGTTCTTAGTTCTTAGAGAATGGAAAGGTTTCTGGATATCAGTCCTTGTATGCGGGATTACTTCTGCGGTTCTTAAGTTTACATGGTACGACAAGCTCGAAAATAGTTGA
- a CDS encoding glycoside hydrolase family 130 protein — protein sequence MKYSIITTSNPQDTAAVKIPWQDRPAGSGSVMWRYDNNPIIPRDLIPCSNSIFNSAVVPYKGAFAGVFRADSVCRNMRLHNGRSDDGINFQLDPEPIKWVCDEPEIGEFVESYDPRVCWIEDRYYITWCNSYHGYTIGVGYTYDFKTFYQMENAFLPFNRNGVLFPRKINGKFFMLSRPSDTGHTPFGDIFCSQSPDMVHWGCHRHVMSPKKGKLTWECTKIGPGPVPIETSEGWLMIYHGVLTSCNGFNYSIGAAILDIDEPWKVKYRAKPYLLNPREIYECVGDVPNVVFPCANIVEPETGRMAIYYGCADTVTGLAFCNTDELIDFVKENSEL from the coding sequence ATGAAATACAGCATTATAACTACTTCAAACCCGCAGGATACCGCTGCGGTTAAGATACCCTGGCAGGACCGGCCCGCCGGCTCGGGCAGCGTTATGTGGCGTTATGATAATAATCCGATAATACCGCGTGACCTGATTCCCTGCTCAAACAGCATCTTCAACAGCGCTGTTGTGCCGTATAAGGGTGCTTTCGCCGGCGTTTTTCGCGCGGACAGCGTCTGCCGCAACATGCGGCTTCACAACGGGCGAAGCGATGACGGGATAAACTTTCAGCTCGACCCCGAACCGATTAAGTGGGTCTGCGACGAGCCTGAAATAGGCGAATTCGTAGAGTCCTATGATCCGCGAGTCTGCTGGATAGAGGACAGATACTACATAACATGGTGCAACAGCTACCACGGCTACACAATCGGCGTGGGCTATACATACGATTTTAAAACTTTCTACCAGATGGAAAACGCTTTTCTGCCGTTTAACAGAAACGGCGTTCTCTTTCCCCGCAAGATAAACGGCAAGTTTTTCATGCTCAGCCGCCCCAGCGATACCGGTCATACGCCGTTTGGCGATATATTCTGCTCTCAAAGCCCGGATATGGTGCATTGGGGCTGCCATCGCCACGTGATGTCGCCAAAAAAAGGCAAACTCACCTGGGAATGCACAAAGATAGGCCCCGGGCCGGTACCGATAGAAACCAGCGAAGGCTGGCTGATGATATATCACGGTGTCTTGACCAGCTGTAACGGCTTCAACTACAGCATCGGCGCAGCGATTCTCGACATTGATGAGCCGTGGAAGGTCAAATACCGCGCAAAACCTTATCTGCTGAATCCAAGGGAAATCTATGAATGCGTCGGCGATGTGCCAAATGTCGTATTCCCCTGTGCAAATATTGTTGAGCCGGAAACCGGCAGAATGGCGATTTATTACGGCTGCGCTGATACGGTTACAGGGCTTGCCTTCTGCAATACTGATGAATTGATTGATTTTGTAAAAGAAAACTCGGAGCTATGA
- a CDS encoding prepilin-type N-terminal cleavage/methylation domain-containing protein codes for MKLKNKTRGFTLIELLVVISIIALLMAIMLPALSRVREAAKSVVCKSNLRSINMAAALWSVDNNGWALGMSWSWPDPAWEDGRANNTSLHKYTNSLRNQRNNNVYACPSAKSAGFFGVQSGDDIGMGTLDPDVAEKTITYGINSWIASAQPQGSPGTFISDPADRGAFGEGPGYVYWYDHGSTKIDKIRQPDQTVYFMDHEFYAVSKETFNPLIPPSSVKTAYAPNGVMTRWHSKKPGENYGYANIAWVDGHVSEEPDDLGEKPKLFQNPRWTYYFYDH; via the coding sequence ATGAAACTCAAAAACAAAACCAGAGGATTTACTCTTATTGAATTGCTGGTTGTGATCTCGATTATAGCGCTTTTGATGGCGATAATGCTGCCGGCCCTGAGCAGGGTCAGAGAGGCTGCCAAAAGCGTTGTGTGCAAGAGCAACCTGCGGAGCATCAATATGGCCGCGGCACTGTGGTCTGTGGATAACAATGGCTGGGCGCTTGGCATGTCATGGTCATGGCCGGATCCTGCGTGGGAAGACGGCAGGGCCAACAATACTTCTCTGCATAAATACACCAATTCTCTTAGAAACCAGAGAAATAACAATGTTTATGCCTGCCCGTCTGCCAAAAGTGCCGGCTTCTTCGGCGTGCAGTCCGGCGATGATATCGGAATGGGAACTCTTGATCCAGATGTGGCAGAAAAGACTATAACCTACGGCATCAACAGCTGGATAGCCTCCGCCCAGCCCCAGGGCAGCCCGGGTACGTTTATCTCCGATCCGGCGGACAGAGGCGCTTTCGGCGAAGGCCCCGGCTATGTTTACTGGTACGACCACGGTTCTACGAAAATAGATAAAATTCGCCAGCCGGATCAGACCGTTTATTTCATGGATCATGAGTTTTACGCTGTCTCGAAAGAAACTTTCAATCCGCTTATACCTCCATCATCAGTAAAAACCGCCTACGCTCCCAACGGCGTAATGACCCGCTGGCACAGCAAAAAACCAGGCGAAAATTACGGCTATGCCAATATCGCCTGGGTGGACGGGCATGTCTCCGAGGAGCCGGATGATCTGGGTGAAAAACCCAAACTGTTTCAGAACCCCCGCTGGACGTACTACTTCTACGACCACTGA
- a CDS encoding type II secretion system protein, protein MTNKRGFTLIELLVVISIIALLMAIMLPALSRVREAAKSVVCKSNLRSINMAAALWSVDNNGWALGMSWSWPDPPYENGSNNTSLHKYTNSLRNQRNNNVYACPSAKSAGFFGVQSGNDIGMGTLDPDVAEKTITYGINSWIASAQPEGSPGAFISDPAQRGAFGEGPGYVYWYNHGSTKTDKIRQPDQTVYFMDHEFYSVAKQNFNPLIPPSNVKSHYAPNGVMTRWHSKKPGENYGYANIAWVDGHVSEEPDDLGMKPKLFQKPRWTYYFYDH, encoded by the coding sequence ATGACAAACAAAAGAGGTTTTACTCTGATTGAACTGCTTGTTGTTATCTCGATTATAGCACTTTTGATGGCGATAATGCTGCCGGCGCTGAGCAGGGTCAGAGAAGCCGCCAAAAGTGTTGTTTGCAAAAGCAATCTTCGCAGCATAAATATGGCCGCGGCGCTGTGGTCTGTAGATAACAACGGCTGGGCACTTGGCATGTCCTGGTCATGGCCGGATCCTCCGTATGAAAACGGATCCAACAATACTTCGCTGCACAAATATACCAATTCTCTTAGAAACCAGAGAAACAACAACGTCTATGCCTGCCCCTCTGCCAAGAGCGCCGGTTTCTTCGGTGTTCAGTCCGGCAATGATATCGGCATGGGTACTCTCGACCCGGATGTCGCAGAAAAGACAATTACCTACGGTATTAACAGCTGGATAGCTTCGGCCCAGCCCGAGGGCAGCCCGGGCGCATTTATTTCCGATCCGGCTCAGAGAGGTGCTTTCGGCGAAGGCCCCGGCTATGTTTACTGGTATAACCACGGTTCAACGAAGACAGATAAGATCCGCCAGCCTGATCAGACCGTTTATTTTATGGATCATGAATTCTACTCCGTGGCCAAACAAAATTTTAACCCTTTGATTCCGCCCTCGAATGTCAAGAGCCATTATGCCCCCAACGGCGTAATGACACGCTGGCACAGCAAAAAACCCGGCGAGAACTACGGCTATGCCAATATCGCATGGGTGGACGGGCATGTCTCCGAGGAGCCTGACGATCTGGGAATGAAACCCAAACTGTTCCAGAAACCACGCTGGACGTATTACTTTTATGACCACTAA
- a CDS encoding LamG domain-containing protein, whose translation MKTKRINVLVLMFVVIAFMITASVSFGAQKVVEWSFENNLNDTSGNGNDGSYYDGSGPEYAQGVIGQCLELTELGEYIEKLNAVNLPTGVEDTWTINMYVKPNGVVPNWWAFGGMGAVATPTYNPPHTRYITSHHEDATLAFYRTPNMATTAVINADIWQMLTVSYDGQAYRMYKNGEEVAYYEQIATAPCAPEIRIAPDFWDTVGHFVGQIDEFTIWDDALTQAELDAMVQQLPTIPSRVLHWSGEMSEGKFTDVSGHGNDGLINGDVVAAEGLVGDAIQINPGQNWVINDACSDLPLAAEDSWSMNFYAKFDSLPANWAQIGGFGSLNNGGAGLRDSRNYVGYDQVRMEFHNNPEATISGANWDTGIWQMATAVYDGGTRTLYMYKNGALVYSLTGDIMDLGDASGFPKAALGWSQWVQGYGTTALIDEFCIWNYAISAGDISTLASRLPAEKVLHWNFDEFVNEEYQEAIPYSSIEFVQASTDGAVSETPPENVVNGSGMSGLTHNNNNLDCWINYDGSNPLPLSSAVEGVLPEGPAWIAIQFDQAYPLGEMWVWNYNQASGDGGGTARGMRWVTINYSADGSTWETLGDFEFARATGESGYEHNTVVDFGGVNAAMVVITARAEDNDGDGFPDGQWSGEWMYGCGLAELRFGIAGSTVTNTYVSDVSGNGNDGEIAGSPAAVAGNVGDAFDFAAGDAVSKASAANLPLNKAVAWSINTWLKADTQPPSPTVIGGFGGFGGAGQTTRYISYEGELDFWDYPIGSSDAQLDINKWQMVTVTYDTDIIRLYKNGIEIAAAEANINGNATALAQLCPVDPFGNGNEFVGQVDDFSIWTGALSAEQIKALYMAGDFNNDGSVDLLDYPNLSAQWLTDNLIGKYSQTTVDDFESYADLLALEEFWYIWYDAPGVSAIDLINDAQQANNGDKALSWSYDNSAAVNTYSEIVFELPAPYYGNVNLSEFDQIRMSVKRHTGNSTEDLFYIKILDSGMTTSDIAAEFFIDGSTTGDQDWADLTILTENLEYPDYTAQANGYYSLDDVTAVTGMLVGCYTAQTGGTGTIDIDDISIVAFPECSQTPQADLSGDCVVDSADLIIYAENWLLNTN comes from the coding sequence ATGAAAACAAAGCGGATAAATGTCCTTGTCCTGATGTTTGTTGTCATTGCGTTTATGATAACAGCATCAGTTTCGTTTGGTGCGCAGAAAGTAGTAGAATGGAGCTTTGAAAACAATTTAAACGACACCTCCGGTAACGGCAATGACGGCAGCTACTATGACGGCAGCGGGCCTGAATATGCCCAGGGAGTTATCGGGCAATGCCTTGAGCTGACTGAGTTAGGTGAGTATATTGAGAAACTCAACGCTGTCAACCTGCCCACAGGGGTGGAGGACACCTGGACTATCAATATGTACGTAAAACCCAACGGCGTGGTGCCCAACTGGTGGGCGTTCGGCGGTATGGGAGCAGTGGCGACACCAACTTATAATCCTCCTCATACACGTTACATAACCTCACATCATGAAGATGCGACACTTGCCTTTTACAGAACACCCAATATGGCTACTACCGCTGTGATAAACGCTGATATATGGCAGATGCTTACAGTTTCATATGACGGCCAGGCATACCGGATGTATAAAAACGGCGAGGAAGTTGCCTATTACGAGCAGATTGCAACGGCTCCCTGTGCCCCTGAAATAAGGATAGCTCCGGATTTCTGGGATACTGTCGGCCATTTTGTCGGCCAGATAGACGAGTTTACTATCTGGGATGATGCTTTGACACAGGCCGAGCTTGACGCAATGGTTCAGCAGCTTCCCACAATCCCCTCCAGAGTACTGCACTGGAGCGGCGAAATGTCAGAGGGCAAATTCACAGACGTATCCGGCCATGGCAATGACGGTCTTATCAACGGTGACGTTGTCGCGGCTGAGGGCCTTGTAGGCGATGCTATTCAAATCAATCCCGGCCAGAACTGGGTAATCAATGACGCTTGCAGCGATTTGCCCCTGGCGGCTGAGGATTCATGGAGTATGAACTTCTATGCAAAATTTGACAGCCTTCCGGCGAACTGGGCCCAGATTGGAGGTTTTGGAAGCCTCAACAACGGCGGAGCGGGTCTGAGAGATTCGCGAAACTATGTTGGCTATGATCAGGTACGCATGGAGTTTCATAACAATCCCGAGGCAACCATCTCCGGGGCCAACTGGGATACAGGCATCTGGCAGATGGCGACTGCTGTTTATGACGGCGGCACACGGACGCTTTACATGTACAAGAACGGTGCTCTGGTTTACAGCCTTACCGGTGACATTATGGACCTTGGCGATGCCTCGGGATTTCCCAAGGCGGCACTTGGCTGGAGCCAGTGGGTTCAGGGTTACGGCACAACGGCACTTATAGATGAATTCTGCATCTGGAACTATGCCATATCCGCGGGAGATATTTCGACACTGGCTTCGAGACTGCCGGCGGAAAAGGTGCTTCACTGGAACTTTGATGAGTTTGTCAATGAAGAGTATCAGGAAGCAATACCCTATTCTTCGATTGAGTTTGTTCAGGCATCTACAGACGGAGCTGTAAGCGAAACTCCGCCTGAAAACGTAGTAAACGGCTCTGGAATGTCGGGTCTGACCCATAACAATAACAATCTGGACTGCTGGATAAACTACGATGGCAGCAACCCGTTGCCGCTTTCAAGTGCGGTTGAGGGGGTTCTTCCTGAGGGTCCTGCATGGATCGCTATACAGTTTGACCAGGCTTATCCGCTTGGCGAGATGTGGGTCTGGAACTATAACCAGGCAAGCGGCGACGGCGGCGGAACGGCACGCGGCATGAGATGGGTGACCATCAATTACAGCGCTGACGGTTCTACCTGGGAGACGCTCGGCGACTTTGAGTTTGCCCGCGCAACCGGTGAATCCGGTTATGAACACAACACAGTTGTGGACTTTGGAGGAGTTAATGCGGCTATGGTGGTAATAACCGCCAGGGCAGAAGACAATGATGGAGACGGTTTCCCCGACGGTCAGTGGAGCGGTGAGTGGATGTACGGCTGCGGCCTGGCTGAGCTGCGGTTCGGCATTGCCGGCTCAACTGTAACCAATACATACGTAAGCGACGTCTCGGGCAACGGCAACGACGGCGAAATAGCCGGCTCTCCGGCGGCTGTAGCGGGCAATGTCGGCGATGCGTTTGATTTCGCCGCGGGTGATGCGGTTTCGAAAGCGTCTGCCGCCAACCTGCCTCTCAACAAAGCAGTGGCCTGGTCAATAAACACCTGGCTAAAGGCAGACACGCAGCCGCCAAGCCCGACCGTAATCGGCGGATTCGGCGGATTCGGCGGCGCAGGCCAGACTACACGCTATATCTCTTATGAGGGTGAGCTTGATTTCTGGGATTATCCGATTGGCTCCAGCGATGCACAGCTTGATATTAACAAATGGCAGATGGTAACCGTTACCTATGACACTGATATTATCAGGCTCTACAAAAACGGTATAGAGATAGCCGCCGCCGAAGCTAATATCAACGGCAACGCCACCGCTCTGGCTCAGCTTTGCCCCGTTGACCCGTTCGGCAACGGAAATGAGTTCGTCGGCCAGGTAGATGATTTCAGCATCTGGACAGGGGCCTTGAGCGCTGAGCAGATCAAAGCGCTGTATATGGCGGGTGATTTCAACAATGACGGCTCTGTTGACCTTCTGGACTATCCGAATCTTTCAGCCCAGTGGCTAACTGACAATCTGATCGGAAAATACTCCCAGACAACAGTTGATGATTTTGAATCGTATGCGGATCTTCTCGCCCTTGAGGAATTCTGGTACATCTGGTATGATGCTCCGGGCGTGAGTGCAATTGATTTGATAAACGATGCCCAGCAGGCAAACAACGGCGATAAGGCCCTGAGCTGGAGCTACGACAACAGTGCCGCGGTCAACACATACAGCGAGATCGTATTTGAGCTGCCGGCGCCGTATTACGGCAATGTAAATCTGAGTGAATTTGACCAGATACGCATGTCAGTTAAACGCCACACAGGCAACAGCACTGAAGATCTCTTCTATATCAAGATTCTCGACAGTGGAATGACAACATCCGATATCGCGGCGGAGTTCTTCATTGACGGCTCAACTACCGGCGATCAGGACTGGGCAGATTTGACAATCCTTACCGAAAATCTTGAATATCCCGATTACACCGCACAGGCAAACGGATATTACAGCCTTGATGATGTCACCGCTGTAACAGGTATGCTTGTCGGCTGTTACACCGCCCAAACAGGCGGCACAGGCACTATAGATATCGATGATATCTCAATAGTTGCCTTCCCCGAATGCAGCCAGACACCCCAGGCAGACCTTTCTGGCGACTGTGTTGTAGATTCTGCGGATTTGATTATCTACGCAGAAAACTGGCTTCTAAACACAAATTGA
- a CDS encoding PEP-CTERM sorting domain-containing protein: MSVVLTFSAGLVQAAVLHGTLTEWHVPFADRSEVDHGCSNLDTYQATDPAHLTEESMVWNNPGGGGWIATDGPMWGGLTTLQAIKDAGDQWWAFNGNTTIGVDGVGDGYVSVIWESGYDSSPAYTGRELDQIDILVGNGPGDVRVNYKFMIESLAIGETAWTPITDGFLTSDSNATGTVSKISITDIGLENTSGVRIIANGLTQADGNWAATDIVEVDINLVPEPATMVLLGLGGLLVRKRLA; the protein is encoded by the coding sequence ATGTCTGTAGTTTTAACATTTTCAGCCGGCCTTGTTCAGGCAGCCGTTCTTCACGGCACACTCACTGAGTGGCATGTGCCTTTTGCAGATCGTAGTGAGGTAGATCACGGATGTAGTAATCTTGACACCTACCAGGCTACAGATCCGGCTCATCTCACTGAGGAAAGCATGGTCTGGAATAACCCCGGAGGCGGGGGCTGGATAGCGACGGATGGACCCATGTGGGGCGGCTTGACAACACTGCAGGCGATAAAAGATGCCGGCGATCAATGGTGGGCTTTCAATGGCAACACAACCATTGGTGTTGACGGTGTAGGCGACGGCTATGTCTCTGTTATCTGGGAATCTGGGTACGACTCTTCCCCTGCATATACCGGCAGGGAACTGGACCAGATTGATATCCTTGTAGGTAATGGCCCTGGTGATGTTAGAGTAAATTATAAGTTTATGATTGAATCGCTTGCGATTGGCGAGACAGCCTGGACACCAATAACTGATGGTTTTCTTACGTCGGATTCCAATGCAACAGGAACTGTGTCCAAAATATCTATTACTGATATAGGTCTGGAGAATACCAGTGGCGTTCGTATAATTGCTAATGGTCTCACGCAGGCTGACGGCAATTGGGCGGCAACCGATATAGTAGAAGTAGATATCAACCTGGTTCCCGAGCCGGCTACGATGGTGCTGCTTGGACTCGGCGGGCTGCTGGTTAGAAAACGCCTGGCATAG